From Candidatus Eisenbacteria bacterium, the proteins below share one genomic window:
- a CDS encoding tetratricopeptide repeat protein codes for MTADRWERVQILFERALATSPRDRAAFLRASCEGDDAIVDEVAALLEVHEESGKIAALPTTWLRALAGSEPPRFTPGDLVADRYEIRGLIGRGGMGEVYEAWDTGLSIDVALKVLRVAAETESSYRRLRTEGLLARSVWHPNVCRVFDLARHEDPRGSAWFLTMERLGGDTLAARLRLGRMPPHVTRELAAQMASALDAAHAAGVVHRDFKPGNVMLVDRDGKERAVVTDFGIARFATNAEGSESDGTLWGTPAYIAPEQLRGEPGGHAADLYAFGVVLYEMVTGTLPFGSTLETARRKLDERPRPPRDIVPGLDEAWSQAILRCLEREPRHRFQSAAEAVAGWTHGEPTPIHDAPTRSRTPGAGLPSERDVFLGRADELKTVEASLSGGLRLLTLVGTAGMGKTRLATRYGRTRGAAWPGGVWFCDLKGSRDVTGIASAVARAMEVPLGRLDPVRQAGQAIAGRGRCLVILDNFDPVVEHAAATVGRWLETTREASFLATSRERLRLDGELVVAIESLPEEEGLSLFIARARWLCPGLRIRAAEEQSVREIVRLLDGMPLAIELAAARTRVMEIPQIRDLTRDRFRLLTGGSTTRHETLEIAIDASWESLTAWEQAAWAQCSVFEDGFTLEAAEHVLALGEWPEAPPVVDVLSALVERSLLRMEGASGAGEIRFGMYVSLRDYARHRLERSYDSSLGSTQVEARHGAWYSRLGTDEALDAIDRAGGVERRWILDREISNLLAACRRARSRRDPSVAVATYRSIVEVLSLRGPFGPAMELGSSLLQDLALESRQRVQVLHALSRMERAAGMKEDARGHAREAHALANELPDRGLKALLTGWMGNLEYDEGETERARALYEEALAEHMEMANDGLCGLVLSHLGILDYMQGRYESAAARYGSARELLRRAGDRRREAYVCGYLGTLHRNQGRFDRALEEHSMALTVHREVGDRSYECQTTGNLGNLYVEMRRFDEARDCYESAVAMAREMGDRRNEGLFLSNLGSLHLQEGRLTEAESCFERALAHHREVGTRTQEGYAQGLLARLFHRTGRLTEARRELDSAEAILREVRFDLGVAQLLCLRGRLELDSSSLTAARAALEEVEALASERGWESRGELSEMIAELRNAVREAT; via the coding sequence ATGACCGCCGATCGGTGGGAGCGCGTCCAGATCCTCTTCGAGCGAGCCCTCGCGACCTCGCCTCGGGACCGGGCCGCGTTCCTCCGCGCTTCGTGCGAGGGTGACGATGCGATCGTCGACGAGGTCGCGGCGCTGCTCGAGGTGCATGAGGAGAGTGGGAAGATCGCTGCGCTACCCACGACGTGGCTTCGCGCCCTGGCCGGATCCGAGCCGCCCCGATTCACCCCCGGGGACCTCGTCGCCGATCGTTACGAGATCCGTGGCCTGATTGGGCGCGGTGGGATGGGTGAAGTCTATGAAGCCTGGGATACGGGACTCTCCATCGACGTGGCCCTCAAGGTGCTTCGAGTCGCGGCGGAAACGGAGAGCTCGTACCGGAGGCTCCGGACCGAAGGCCTGCTGGCACGGTCGGTGTGGCACCCCAACGTCTGCCGCGTGTTCGACCTGGCCAGGCACGAGGACCCGCGGGGAAGCGCGTGGTTCCTCACGATGGAGCGGCTGGGCGGCGACACACTCGCCGCCCGCCTCCGCCTAGGGAGAATGCCTCCCCACGTCACGCGGGAGCTCGCGGCCCAAATGGCCTCCGCGCTCGACGCAGCCCACGCCGCCGGCGTCGTTCATCGGGACTTCAAGCCCGGAAACGTCATGCTCGTGGATCGCGACGGGAAGGAGCGGGCGGTGGTCACCGACTTTGGGATCGCCCGGTTCGCGACGAACGCGGAGGGCTCCGAATCGGACGGAACGTTGTGGGGAACGCCTGCCTACATCGCCCCCGAGCAGCTTCGGGGCGAGCCGGGCGGACATGCTGCCGACCTCTACGCCTTCGGCGTCGTCCTCTATGAGATGGTGACCGGCACCCTTCCCTTCGGATCGACGCTGGAGACGGCGAGGCGCAAGCTGGACGAACGGCCGCGGCCGCCCCGGGACATCGTGCCGGGGCTCGATGAGGCCTGGTCGCAGGCAATTCTCCGGTGCCTGGAGCGAGAGCCTCGACATCGTTTCCAAAGCGCGGCCGAGGCGGTCGCGGGATGGACGCACGGCGAGCCCACCCCGATCCACGACGCGCCCACGAGATCGCGCACGCCGGGAGCCGGACTCCCTTCGGAGCGGGACGTGTTCCTCGGGCGTGCGGATGAACTGAAGACGGTCGAGGCTTCACTCTCCGGCGGTCTGCGTCTCCTCACTCTCGTCGGAACCGCCGGAATGGGAAAGACGCGGCTTGCGACCCGCTACGGGCGCACAAGAGGCGCCGCATGGCCCGGTGGCGTCTGGTTCTGCGATCTGAAAGGCTCCCGGGACGTGACGGGGATCGCCTCCGCGGTCGCGCGTGCCATGGAAGTGCCGCTCGGGCGGCTCGACCCCGTCCGGCAGGCTGGACAAGCGATCGCGGGGCGCGGTCGTTGTCTGGTGATCCTGGACAATTTCGACCCCGTGGTGGAACACGCGGCCGCCACGGTCGGGCGGTGGCTCGAAACCACTCGAGAGGCGTCGTTCCTCGCGACCAGCCGAGAGCGCCTCCGGCTCGACGGCGAGCTGGTGGTAGCCATCGAGTCTCTTCCGGAAGAGGAGGGGCTGAGCCTCTTCATCGCTCGCGCACGATGGCTGTGCCCAGGCCTGCGCATCCGGGCCGCCGAGGAGCAGTCGGTGCGTGAGATCGTGCGCCTCTTGGACGGCATGCCGCTGGCGATCGAGCTCGCGGCGGCACGCACGCGTGTCATGGAGATCCCTCAGATCCGGGATCTAACCCGGGATCGGTTCCGCCTGCTCACGGGCGGCTCGACGACGCGGCACGAGACCCTCGAGATCGCGATCGACGCGTCGTGGGAGTCGCTCACCGCTTGGGAACAGGCCGCCTGGGCGCAGTGCTCCGTCTTCGAGGACGGATTCACGCTCGAGGCCGCCGAGCACGTCCTGGCTCTGGGGGAGTGGCCAGAAGCTCCGCCGGTCGTGGACGTGCTCTCGGCTCTGGTGGAACGGAGCCTCCTGCGCATGGAGGGGGCGAGCGGAGCCGGCGAGATCCGTTTCGGTATGTACGTGAGCCTTCGGGATTACGCGCGGCATCGTCTGGAGCGGTCGTACGATTCCTCTCTCGGCTCCACTCAGGTCGAAGCACGCCATGGCGCGTGGTACTCACGCCTGGGCACGGACGAGGCACTCGATGCCATCGACCGCGCGGGAGGAGTCGAACGGCGGTGGATCCTGGACCGCGAGATCTCGAACTTGCTGGCCGCGTGCCGGCGCGCGCGGTCCCGCCGAGATCCCTCCGTTGCGGTCGCGACCTACCGCTCGATCGTCGAAGTCCTGAGCCTGCGCGGACCCTTCGGACCGGCGATGGAGCTGGGGTCCAGTCTGCTCCAGGACCTGGCGCTGGAGTCGCGCCAGCGAGTCCAGGTCCTCCACGCCCTCTCCCGTATGGAGCGGGCCGCCGGCATGAAGGAGGACGCGCGCGGCCACGCCCGGGAAGCGCACGCCCTCGCGAACGAACTTCCGGATCGCGGACTCAAGGCGCTTCTCACGGGATGGATGGGAAATCTGGAATACGACGAAGGCGAGACCGAGCGTGCCAGGGCGCTCTACGAGGAAGCGCTGGCGGAGCACATGGAGATGGCGAACGACGGGCTGTGCGGGCTCGTGCTCAGCCATCTCGGCATCCTGGACTACATGCAGGGACGATACGAAAGCGCGGCGGCGCGGTACGGTTCCGCGCGCGAGCTCCTGCGTCGCGCGGGCGACAGGCGACGGGAGGCCTATGTCTGCGGCTACCTCGGAACGCTCCACCGGAACCAGGGCCGGTTCGATCGCGCTCTGGAGGAGCACTCCATGGCACTCACGGTCCATCGCGAGGTGGGCGATCGGAGCTACGAGTGTCAGACCACGGGCAATCTGGGGAATCTGTACGTGGAGATGCGGCGCTTCGACGAGGCGAGAGACTGTTACGAATCCGCCGTAGCCATGGCTCGGGAGATGGGTGATCGGCGAAATGAGGGGCTCTTCCTCAGCAACCTGGGGAGCCTTCATCTCCAGGAGGGGCGGTTGACGGAGGCGGAGAGCTGCTTCGAACGGGCTCTCGCGCACCATCGCGAGGTGGGCACCCGAACCCAGGAAGGCTACGCGCAGGGACTTCTGGCACGCCTGTTCCACCGGACGGGCCGGCTGACGGAGGCCAGGCGGGAGCTGGATTCCGCCGAGGCCATCCTGCGCGAGGTGCGCTTCGACCTCGGTGTCGCCCAGCTCCTTTGTCTTCGAGGCAGGCTGGAGCTCGACTCCTCTAGCCTCACGGCCGCACGGGCCGCGCTCGAGGAGGTCGAGGCCCTGGCTTCGGAGCGAGGATGGGAGTCTCGAGGCGAACTGTCCGAGATGATTGCCGAGCTCCGAAACGCCGTCCGAGAGGCGACGTAG
- a CDS encoding VCBS repeat-containing protein, which produces MSSSCNPCAVGRVLTLMVALLTCLTEAAHPVTSNPTWTVEGNQSFANLGSVVGTAGDVNGDGYSDVIVTVGWYDDEPGWAFVYHGSASGLETTPAWTAHTSPAVYLTAGPAGDVNGDGFSDVILGAPEYSNGQTFEGRAFVYLGSAAGLSTTPAWTVENNQAFAEFGSSVGTAGDVNGDGYADVIVGARFFEDLVGQANEGGAFVYHGSAAGLATTPATTLQSNVQGAHFGTSVGTAGDVNGDGFADVIVGAPNYTNGEGGEGAAFVYLGSSSGAATTPAWSTEGNQIGASLGNAVGTAGDVTGDGYTDVIVGAHQYDNGQNNEGRALVFYGSVAGLATTPGWAVEIDQGGFGRSVGVAGDVNGDGVSDVIVGAPNYNNGQAAEGF; this is translated from the coding sequence ATGTCGTCCAGCTGCAACCCCTGCGCCGTGGGGAGAGTCCTGACCCTGATGGTGGCGCTTCTCACATGCCTGACGGAAGCCGCGCACCCGGTCACGAGCAATCCCACGTGGACGGTGGAGGGGAATCAGAGCTTCGCCAATCTCGGGAGCGTCGTGGGGACGGCCGGGGACGTGAACGGAGACGGATACTCGGACGTGATCGTCACCGTCGGCTGGTACGACGACGAGCCGGGATGGGCGTTCGTCTATCACGGGTCGGCTTCCGGCCTCGAAACCACCCCGGCCTGGACGGCACACACCAGCCCGGCCGTCTACCTGACGGCCGGACCAGCAGGGGACGTGAACGGCGACGGCTTCTCGGACGTCATCCTCGGAGCCCCGGAATACTCCAATGGTCAAACCTTCGAAGGACGAGCCTTCGTGTACCTCGGGTCCGCAGCTGGGCTCTCCACGACGCCGGCGTGGACGGTTGAGAACAACCAGGCGTTCGCCGAATTCGGAAGTTCGGTCGGGACGGCGGGGGACGTGAACGGCGACGGATACGCGGACGTGATCGTCGGAGCGAGGTTCTTCGAGGACCTGGTCGGCCAGGCGAACGAGGGAGGAGCCTTCGTCTATCACGGCTCGGCCGCGGGCCTGGCGACGACGCCGGCGACGACCTTGCAGAGCAACGTCCAGGGAGCCCACTTCGGGACCTCCGTGGGAACCGCCGGAGATGTGAATGGCGACGGATTCGCCGATGTCATTGTCGGTGCACCCAACTACACGAACGGGGAAGGGGGAGAGGGCGCCGCGTTCGTCTACCTGGGCTCGTCGAGTGGAGCAGCCACGACGCCCGCGTGGTCCACGGAGGGCAATCAGATCGGAGCTTCGCTGGGAAACGCGGTGGGAACGGCGGGCGATGTGACCGGCGATGGGTACACGGATGTTATCGTGGGCGCCCATCAATACGACAACGGCCAGAACAACGAGGGAAGGGCGCTCGTCTTCTACGGGTCCGTGGCGGGTCTTGCGACGACGCCTGGCTGGGCGGTGGAGATCGATCAAGGAGGGTTCGGGCGATCGGTAGGAGTCGCCGGGGACGTGAACGGCGACGGGGTCTCGGATGTGATCGTAGGAGCGCCAAACTACAACAACGGACAGGCCGCGGAGGGCTTC
- a CDS encoding ECF-type sigma factor, with translation MTEPISDKTRPDKRITELLIAFQGGNPSALEELVPLIYDQLRRLARRKLRHEREDHTLTTTALVHEAYLKLVQIDRMEWQSRAHFFAIAARAMRRVLVNHALRRKRVKRGGGVPHHPLDETELPIAEADRVLELDTALRKLAAWNPRHASIVECRFFAGMTIEETAAALGTSPATVKRDWTLLRAWLERELRGDA, from the coding sequence GTGACCGAGCCGATAAGCGATAAGACCAGACCTGACAAGCGGATCACCGAGCTCTTGATCGCGTTCCAGGGCGGGAATCCATCCGCTTTGGAGGAGCTCGTTCCCCTGATCTACGACCAGCTCCGTCGGCTCGCGAGGCGGAAGCTCCGGCACGAGCGGGAGGACCACACCCTCACGACCACGGCCCTCGTGCACGAGGCCTACCTGAAGCTCGTTCAAATCGATCGCATGGAGTGGCAGTCCCGCGCGCATTTCTTCGCCATCGCCGCACGGGCAATGCGCCGAGTTCTGGTGAACCACGCCCTGCGGAGGAAGCGGGTGAAACGAGGGGGCGGAGTGCCGCATCATCCGCTCGACGAAACGGAGCTTCCGATTGCCGAGGCCGACCGGGTCCTCGAGCTGGACACGGCGCTTCGAAAGCTCGCGGCCTGGAACCCACGCCATGCTTCCATCGTGGAGTGCCGCTTCTTCGCCGGCATGACCATCGAAGAGACCGCCGCCGCCCTGGGGACGTCTCCGGCGACCGTGAAGCGCGACTGGACGCTCCTGCGCGCCTGGCTCGAGCGGGAGCTGCGCGGAGACGCATGA